The Methanoplanus sp. FWC-SCC4 genome has a window encoding:
- a CDS encoding SIR2 family protein, protein MKIDSTIPVAYAMNSSPKRYALLLGAGISIAADYPSGRQIATKIILEIAKAKGKDGEIEGEQKYEECIKWFDDEYNETATFDKLLNKLIDERIIQKELRSEGLRPFIYQTDEDGNIISKQTTEAHEIIAELVKNNIVSLIITTNFDNLLENTIENKTGIHPVVIKADSDPALMSIFPDKCRIIKINGDFQDLKLKITPEDLDKYEPEIKDYIIRICSEYGLVVCGWSADYDIGLRKMISFDNVHRYPTFWCLRPDGKIPDDDTLKANLKPIPIEIESADQFFTDIQTVINRMHSIDKTQPLTVSIATKKVTDALQKPKPELILSQLIHNQTDIVLDELAKEKYVPIGTVHAPEIFIQRTNSLTEKTKPLAAMLATIAYYDDSYYELVYDVIERLINIRFSNPYVGVNNLELTGMVSKKKFGENLYNLRHIPALIVIYSCGIAATKGNQFNTLGALFSPKLNKSNSGTRSPYFETVNISNITSIDFCVYINKPFFGKIGYFYTFIYETCRSILNELIPSDSRYQEYYDVFEYLLGIAYLSTTNREPIKIREDLEWRKVSPLYSKLYHGIGATSPPEPFPDYIQPYFANIGGKIEGTNFFNGDPEKFERFKRKIEEIFEIQSLDTGIEYHEGRIL, encoded by the coding sequence ATGAAAATTGATTCAACAATTCCTGTCGCATATGCCATGAATTCATCTCCAAAAAGATACGCTCTACTTCTAGGTGCTGGCATCTCAATCGCTGCAGATTATCCTAGTGGCAGGCAAATCGCAACAAAAATAATTCTTGAGATTGCCAAAGCAAAAGGGAAAGACGGTGAAATAGAAGGAGAACAAAAATACGAGGAGTGTATTAAATGGTTTGATGATGAATACAACGAGACAGCTACATTTGACAAATTACTCAATAAATTAATTGATGAGCGAATAATTCAAAAAGAATTACGTAGTGAAGGTTTACGCCCATTCATCTACCAAACAGATGAAGATGGCAACATTATATCAAAACAGACAACTGAAGCACATGAAATAATTGCAGAATTGGTAAAAAACAATATTGTAAGCCTAATTATCACTACAAATTTTGATAATCTTCTTGAAAATACAATTGAGAACAAAACAGGTATTCACCCAGTTGTAATCAAGGCTGATTCAGATCCTGCTCTGATGTCAATATTTCCAGATAAATGCAGAATTATAAAAATCAATGGAGATTTTCAGGATCTAAAATTAAAGATTACACCTGAAGACTTGGATAAATATGAGCCAGAAATTAAGGATTATATTATAAGAATCTGTTCGGAATATGGCCTTGTAGTATGTGGATGGTCGGCAGATTATGACATAGGTTTGAGAAAGATGATATCCTTTGACAATGTTCATAGATATCCAACATTCTGGTGCCTTCGTCCTGATGGCAAAATACCTGATGATGATACTTTAAAAGCAAACTTGAAACCTATACCTATTGAAATAGAGTCCGCAGATCAATTTTTTACAGACATTCAAACTGTAATCAATCGAATGCATTCTATTGACAAAACTCAACCACTTACAGTATCTATTGCCACAAAAAAGGTAACAGATGCCCTACAAAAACCCAAACCAGAACTGATACTCTCCCAGTTAATTCATAATCAAACTGATATTGTGTTAGATGAACTGGCTAAGGAGAAATATGTCCCTATCGGAACTGTTCATGCACCAGAAATCTTTATTCAAAGAACAAATTCCCTAACCGAAAAAACAAAACCACTTGCAGCAATGTTAGCAACTATCGCTTATTACGATGACTCTTATTATGAGCTCGTATATGACGTGATTGAAAGACTGATAAATATTCGTTTTTCTAACCCCTATGTTGGAGTGAACAACCTAGAACTCACAGGAATGGTATCAAAAAAGAAATTTGGTGAAAATCTATATAATCTCAGACATATTCCAGCATTGATTGTAATTTATTCATGCGGTATTGCGGCAACAAAGGGGAATCAATTTAATACTTTAGGGGCTCTGTTCTCTCCAAAACTCAATAAATCGAACAGTGGAACTAGATCTCCCTATTTTGAAACAGTAAATATTTCAAACATCACATCAATTGATTTTTGTGTATACATAAACAAACCATTTTTTGGTAAAATTGGATATTTCTATACCTTCATTTACGAAACCTGTCGTTCAATATTGAATGAATTAATTCCCAGCGATAGCAGATATCAAGAATATTATGATGTTTTTGAATATTTACTGGGCATTGCATATCTCTCGACTACAAATAGAGAACCAATAAAGATTCGCGAAGATCTTGAATGGAGAAAAGTATCCCCGCTTTACTCTAAACTATACCATGGGATAGGGGCCACCTCCCCTCCTGAGCCTTTCCCAGACTATATTCAACCATATTTCGCTAATATTGGCGGGAAAATTGAGGGAACAAATTTTTTTAATGGAGACCCTGAAAAGTTTGAAAGATTTAAAAGAAAAATCGAAGAAATCTTTGAAATCCAATCTCTGGATACAGGTATAGAATACCATGAGGGGAGAATTCTTTAG